The following is a genomic window from Serratia ficaria.
CTGAAGGAAAGCCGCAGGATCTTTGCCACCGAATACAGCGAGGTCGCCAGACCGCTGTTCCAGCTGTGCGATCGCCGGCAAGGCATCGACGGCGTCAAGGGCAACCAGCTCCAGCTGCTCACCACCACCGATGACACCCTGAAGGCGCTGATCCGCGACATCGAGCTGGCCCGCCACAATATCGAGATGGTGTTCTATATCTGGCAGCCGGGCGGCCTGGTCGATCAGGTGGCCGAATCGCTGATGGCCGCCGCACGGCGCGGCGTGCACTGCCGCCTGATGCTGGATTCCGCCGGCAGCCTGCAGTTTTTCCGCAGCCCCTACCCGGGAATGATGCGCAATGCCGGCATCGAAGTGGTCGAAGCGCTGAAGGTGAATCTGTTCCGCGTGTTCCTGCGCCGCATGGATTTGCGCCAGCACCGCAAGGTGGTGCTGATCGACAACTACATCGCCTACACCGGCAGCATGAACATGGTCGACCCGCGTTACTTTAAACAGGACGCCGGCGTCGGCCAGTGGATTGACCTGATGGCGCGCATGGAAGGCCCGGTGGCCACCACCATGGGCATCGTCTACGCCTGCGACTGGGAGATAGAAACCGGCAAGCGCATTCTGCCGCCGCCGCCGGACGTCAATATCATGCCGTTCGAGCAGGAAAGCGGCCATACCATTCAGGTAATCGCCTCCGGTCCGGGCTTCCCGGAGGAGATGATCCACCAGGCGCTGCTGACCGCGGTCTATTCCGCCCGCGAACAGTTGATCATGACCACCCCCTACTTCGTGCCGAGCGACGATCTGCTGCACGCCATCTGCACCGCCGCCCTTCGCGGCGTAGAGGTCAGCATCATCGTGCCGCGCGACAACGACTCCATGATGGTGCGCTGGGCCAGCCGGGCGTTCTTCTCCGAGCTGCTGGAGGCCGGGGTCAACATCTACCAGTTCGAAGGCGGCCTGCTGCATACCAAGAGCGTATTGGTCGACGGCCAGCTCAGCCTGGTCGGCACCGTCAACCTCGACATGCGCAGCCTGTGGCTCAACTTCGAGATCACGCTGGTGATCGACGACGACGGCTTCGGCAGCGATCTGGCCTGCGTGCAGGAAGACTATATCGCCCGTTCGCAGCTGCTGGACGCCAAGGAGTGGCTGAAACGGCCATACTGGCACCGCCTGCTCGAGCGGCTGTTCTACTTTTTCAGCCCGCTGCTGTAAAAGCCGCGGCGAGCGTGCTTTAATAACGCCAAATCATTTGTTATCAGGATTTTTTTATGGATTTGAATAACCGCCTTACCGAAGACGAAACGCTGGAACAGGCCTACGACATTTTCCTGGAGTTGGCCGGCGACAATCTGGATCCGGCGGATATTCTGCTGTTCAACCTGCAGTTTGAGGAACGCGGCGGCGCCGAGCTGTACGACCCGGCCGAAGACTGGCAGGAACATGTGGATTTCGATCTGAACCCGGACTTCTTCGCCGAAGTGGTGATTGGCCTGGCGGACAGCGACGGCGAACCGATCAACGACGTGTTCGCCCGGGTGCTGCTGTGCCGCGAGAAAGACCACAAGCTGTGCCACATTTTGTGGAAAGAGTGAGTTTCCGCTCCGCCGGATAAAAAAAGCCCCGCTGAATCAGCGGGGCTTTTTGTTGGCATAAACCCTAAACGCTATAAAGGATCGACCTTGAGGCAGGATACCGCATGGCGGAAGCTGCCTTCCAGCAACGGACGCGTTTTGGCGCACTCCGGCCCGGCTATCGGGCAGCGGGTGCGGAATACGCAGCCCGACGGCGGGTTGATCGGCGAAGGCAGTTCCCCTTCCAGCAACTGGATCCGCTTTTCCTTTTCCTTGTCCGGATCGGGGATCGGCACCGCCGACATCAGCGCCTTGGTGTAAGGATGCTGCGGGTTGTGGTACACCTCGTCATAGGTGCCCAGCTCCACCGCATGCCCCAGATACATCACCAGCACGCGATCGGAAATGTGCTTCACCACCGCCAGGTCGTGGGCGATGAAGATCAGCGACAGCCCCATCTCGCGCTGCAGCTGCTGCAGCAGGTTGACCACCTGCGCCTGAATCGATACGTCCAGCGCCGAGACCGGTTCGTCGCAGATCACCAGCTTCGGCTCGAGGATCAGCGCGCGCGCGATGCCGATACGCTGGCATTGGCCGCCGGAGAACTCGTGCGGGTAGCGGTTGATCAGGTTAGGCAGCAACCCGACCTTCAGCATCATCGCCTTCACCTTGTCTTTCACTTCCTGGCGCGGCATTTTCGGGTAGTAGGTGCGCAGCGGTTCGGCGATGATTTCGCCGATGGTCATGCGCGGGTTCAGCGAGGCCAGCGGATCCTGGAAGATCATCTGGATATCGCTGCGGGTCTTGCGCCAGTCGGCGTCGTTCATGCCGAGCAGGTCTTTGCCCAACCAGGCGACGCGGCCGCTGGTGGCCTTCACCAGGCCGATAATGGCGCGGGCGAAGGTCGACTTGCCGCAGCCGGACTCGCCGACCACGCCCAGCGTTTCGCCCTCGAACAGCCGCAGCGTCACGCCGTCGACCGCCTTCAGGGTTTTCGCCGGCTGCCAGAACCACTGTTTGTCATCATGAATGTCGAAGTGCACTTTCAGATCGGCCACTTCGAGCAGCACTTTCTTGTCGGTTACCGCTGTCATACCAACGCCTCCACCGGTTTAAAGCAGGCGCGCAGGCGCCCTTCACCAAACTGCTCCAACGGCGGAGCGCTCGCGCATTGCTCCATCGCGTACGGGCAACGCGGTTGGAACGGGCAGCCTTTCGGCAAACGCAACAGGTTCGGCGGGTTGCCGGGGATGGTCATCAGCGCCTCGCCTTCGGCGTCCAGGCGCGGCACCGCGTTCAGCAGGCCGATCGAGTACGGGTGGCTCGGATGATAGAACACGTCGCGCGCGCTGCCGTACTCCATGGTGCGGCCGGCATACATCACCAGCACCTTGTTGCAGATGCCGGCGACCACCCCCAGATCGTGGGTGATCATGATAATGGCGGTGTTGAACTCGCGCTTCAGCTCATTCAACAGCGTCATGATCTGCGCCTGTACGGTCACGTCCAGCGCGGTGGTCGGTTCGTCGGCGATCAACAGCTTGGGCCGGCACAGCAGCGCCATGGCGATCATCACGCGCTGGCGCATGCCGCCGGAGAACTCGTGCGGGTACATGCGCATGCGCTTGCGCGCCTCCGGCATTTTTACCGCATCGAGCATGCGCACCGACTCTTCAAAGGCTTCGCTCTTGCTCATCTTTTTATGCAGCATCAGCACTTCCATCAGCTGCTCGCCGACGCGCATATAGGGATTGAGCGAGGTCATCGGATCCTGGAAAATCATC
Proteins encoded in this region:
- the cls gene encoding cardiolipin synthase, coding for MTTFYTVISWLMVFGYWLLIAGVTLRILMKRRTVPSAMAWLLVIYILPLFGIVAYLSFGELHLGKRRAERAKAMWPSTARWLNELKESRRIFATEYSEVARPLFQLCDRRQGIDGVKGNQLQLLTTTDDTLKALIRDIELARHNIEMVFYIWQPGGLVDQVAESLMAAARRGVHCRLMLDSAGSLQFFRSPYPGMMRNAGIEVVEALKVNLFRVFLRRMDLRQHRKVVLIDNYIAYTGSMNMVDPRYFKQDAGVGQWIDLMARMEGPVATTMGIVYACDWEIETGKRILPPPPDVNIMPFEQESGHTIQVIASGPGFPEEMIHQALLTAVYSAREQLIMTTPYFVPSDDLLHAICTAALRGVEVSIIVPRDNDSMMVRWASRAFFSELLEAGVNIYQFEGGLLHTKSVLVDGQLSLVGTVNLDMRSLWLNFEITLVIDDDGFGSDLACVQEDYIARSQLLDAKEWLKRPYWHRLLERLFYFFSPLL
- a CDS encoding HI1450 family dsDNA-mimic protein; translated protein: MDLNNRLTEDETLEQAYDIFLELAGDNLDPADILLFNLQFEERGGAELYDPAEDWQEHVDFDLNPDFFAEVVIGLADSDGEPINDVFARVLLCREKDHKLCHILWKE
- the oppF gene encoding murein tripeptide/oligopeptide ABC transporter ATP binding protein OppF yields the protein MTAVTDKKVLLEVADLKVHFDIHDDKQWFWQPAKTLKAVDGVTLRLFEGETLGVVGESGCGKSTFARAIIGLVKATSGRVAWLGKDLLGMNDADWRKTRSDIQMIFQDPLASLNPRMTIGEIIAEPLRTYYPKMPRQEVKDKVKAMMLKVGLLPNLINRYPHEFSGGQCQRIGIARALILEPKLVICDEPVSALDVSIQAQVVNLLQQLQREMGLSLIFIAHDLAVVKHISDRVLVMYLGHAVELGTYDEVYHNPQHPYTKALMSAVPIPDPDKEKEKRIQLLEGELPSPINPPSGCVFRTRCPIAGPECAKTRPLLEGSFRHAVSCLKVDPL
- the oppD gene encoding ABC transporter ATP-binding protein; translated protein: MSTIENPQLQSSVGAKSSLLLDVKDLRVTFGTPDGDVTAVNDLNFDLRAGETLGIVGESGSGKSQTAFALMGLLASNGRIGGSARFNGREILNLPENQLNKLRAEEISMIFQDPMTSLNPYMRVGEQLMEVLMLHKKMSKSEAFEESVRMLDAVKMPEARKRMRMYPHEFSGGMRQRVMIAMALLCRPKLLIADEPTTALDVTVQAQIMTLLNELKREFNTAIIMITHDLGVVAGICNKVLVMYAGRTMEYGSARDVFYHPSHPYSIGLLNAVPRLDAEGEALMTIPGNPPNLLRLPKGCPFQPRCPYAMEQCASAPPLEQFGEGRLRACFKPVEALV